A region of the Cannabis sativa cultivar Pink pepper isolate KNU-18-1 chromosome 3, ASM2916894v1, whole genome shotgun sequence genome:
AAGGTAGCCCCCCCAGCCAAGAAGCTAGAATGATGAAATACCCCTTTCTTTTTctgaaaaatatgaaaaaggAATCAGTGTTTCAGGAAAGACAATTCAAGCTCTGAAAACTGAacaaattttctttaaaatgaaaaatataagtcATCTCATGAGtcatttcgttttttttttttttgtattctcACCTCGCCAGCATACAGTTGCTTAAAGGTGCTCATAACAAATATCCACTTGGCCCCTTCCTGTCCTTCTTTTGTATCAAGGAGCTCTCCAGTTTGTTTGTGAATAATCTTTCCCTCCACAACAATGTATTCGTAATGTTCTCTCTCTTGCTAAAATCAGAACAAGCCAAAAAGATAAAAAGGAGTAAGTATAACTCAGTACAGCAGGAACTGGGGTTATAAGCTCATAAACTATGCATAAGATCAATCTGATCCTCTTTAGAACTTACAGGTCCAAGATATTTGATGCATTGTTGCCTAAGCTTTGATCTAGGACATTTTTCGAGGTCAATCTCTTTACCATCTCCTATGTCCAACCTACCAgacaaaataacaatataatttACAAGATGAATCCGAGTACTGCTAAATCCATTACACAACTATAGAGATAATATATGAAATGGTAAATCTTCTCACCAGTAAAAGAATGGCTGACCAGCATCTGCTTTACACCACTCCTTGTAGTACAGATGCAAGCTATGACCATACCTATGCCTTGGATCAATCTACATAAATTATTGACAAGTATAAATACAAATCCAAAGTCATAAATACAGTAATAATATGGTTGAAATTGAAAGCTTCAAATTAAGCGAAAAACCAGATCATTCGACACATCAAAAAGgccaaaacaataaaaaataatataagaaagtCATTACAGCTTCAATCCAATGTTGGAAAGCCAGTTTTTGTGCTTTGGCGTCTTTAGACAAACCCTTTCCCACCTGGACAAAAAAGTCAAAGATTTCATAACTATTAATCACGGCAAAACTCATTCATAGCCGACTTCTTGTAAAAATAATAGTAGCCAAACgacaagaaaaattcaaaacccACAAATATATTCCCTCATATTGTTCTGTATAATCAATCCAAACCCAATATAgctttaacaaaataaataaaccatACCTTAGAAGCATTTAAGCTAACACGATTCCACCTTTCAGCAGCGGTTTCAGGTTTTGAGAAATTGAAGAACGAAATCGTACTGTGATTCAGTCTAACGTAGTCCAAAGCTTGCCACCTACAGAAGAATTTAACATTTCTCTTCAATTAATTTCCCTAAAAAGAAAAGCTAAAATAATCGTTATCGTACTACTTGAACTGAAAAcagagaaaaagagagtgaGATTTCACGAACTTTACCAGAGCTCTTCCGCCACAACGGCAGTGTCCGCTAACCTACGCCGTATGCGATAACCCCTATAAACCTTCTGAAGTTTCACCGCAGCACTAGCTGACTCCTCACGCGTCGTCGAATCGCCGTCGACTACAGGAGCCTCGCTGCCATTTGAAGTAACATGCTGATCATGGACAGTCAAAGGAGATTCTGAGGCAGACATTCTAGGGCTGAGAAAGCCTAGGGAACGAGAGTCGGAGGAGGAAATGCTCAAGTCCCCGAGTGAGTATGGGAATGGCGGAGAAGACTTTGACTGGAGCTCGAAGCTCGAGAGCGACTGAGATTGTTGAACAACTTCCATTGAAAAAGAATCGGTCAAAGAAACGACTGAGTGAAACTATTCCAAAACTCGGTCCGAGTCACCGAGGattctagagagagaaagtccACGGccggaaaaataaaataaacgaaTGGTgtttatagagagagaaagctctTCTTCAGTTTTCTGGACTGGATTTTCGAGGGTTATTTAACcgggaaaaaaataattaataaaattaaaaaaaaaattgaaaacgaTAGGGCCTTGTGTCGGTGTGAGAGCCACGCGCTGAGCTCAGAGAAAAGAATTGGCAATTGGGGTGCTGAGCtggttaaataaataataatgagaTAGAAAAGGAAAGGCATTTATTATAATGGTAGTAAGTAAGTAGttagaatgaaaaataaaaataataaggaAATTGTAGTATTTTTTTTGGCTTATTGAGTGAgacacttttttttctttcttcatttcgtttattttttctaagaaGAACAAAATGGGTTATCTTTAAAAGTAGTGAAAGATATTGACATAATTGACTGTGAATCACGTGGTGGGATTATGAGAGTGGAAAAAGCTACGAAATTGTTTGTGAAGTCAATATGAGTATGTAGAGCAAATAAGTTACCAAATCATTCATGGTCTTCATGAATttcagaataataataataataataaattgtatGAATTTTCGACGTAGGTGAagtaattttaacaaaattttgggaaaaaaacgtgattttaaataataatgaaatttcGTACGAGTCTTCCTAACTCGGTTGGTGTATGTAGGAGGAGTAGGAGTAGAGAGTTTTAAGGTTATAAAGCTTGAGTTAGCAAGAGCAGTACATATGGACGGTCCGGCCCATATATATAAACTCCATttgatttttacaaaaatactaaattttgaGTGAAAGTTTACATAAGTGTGTTCATTCAATTCAATTTGAactattttgctcatagtgTATCCGATTTGCACTAAGTGCAGATTTAATATTTGAGATCCAATCTAATTCGCACAATAGCTCGAATCCAAAATTAAATTGGTTATTCTAAATTTGTtacttttcaatattaaattatttaatatttatgaaaaaaaaaatattttttttcacataatt
Encoded here:
- the LOC115709961 gene encoding IQ domain-containing protein IQM3, translated to MEVVQQSQSLSSFELQSKSSPPFPYSLGDLSISSSDSRSLGFLSPRMSASESPLTVHDQHVTSNGSEAPVVDGDSTTREESASAAVKLQKVYRGYRIRRRLADTAVVAEELWWQALDYVRLNHSTISFFNFSKPETAAERWNRVSLNASKVGKGLSKDAKAQKLAFQHWIEAIDPRHRYGHSLHLYYKEWCKADAGQPFFYWLDIGDGKEIDLEKCPRSKLRQQCIKYLGPQEREHYEYIVVEGKIIHKQTGELLDTKEGQEGAKWIFVMSTFKQLYAGEKKKGVFHHSSFLAGGATLAAGRLEAELGTLKSISAYSGHYRPTDDRLDTFLSILKENGVNLNEVQIRKANEDSDTYDESKVRTAGTVLDNLTASETAEVKAPEEPQSTSSPQSTKPSQIETKSNYKRTLSGGLQSPRAEVPKAKLLERINSKKAAKSYQLGNQLSLKWSTGAGPRIGCVADYPVEVRVQALEFVNLSPRTPPTPSAFRRAAGLVSPKESEC